Proteins encoded in a region of the Deinococcus carri genome:
- the hspR gene encoding heat shock protein transcriptional repressor HspR, fused homodimer type, whose amino-acid sequence MATDSKHRPVYVISVAAELVDMHPQTLRLYERKQLIRPGRSSGKTRLYSERDIEHLREIRRLTQELGVNLAGVEEVMRLQHELDDLQGVFEAEIERLEDELRERAEAPQALPAPDGKLDPRDRPVYVISIAAELVDMHPQTLRLYERKQLIRPGRSSGKTRLYSERDIEHLREIRRLTQELGVNLAGVEEIMRLRHQIEAARAHMEGNVQRLQQDISDRMTSLRTLPAPERAGGQAHGQDGDAEDAE is encoded by the coding sequence ATGGCCACCGATTCCAAGCATCGCCCCGTCTACGTGATCTCGGTCGCGGCGGAACTTGTGGACATGCACCCGCAGACGTTGCGGCTGTACGAGCGCAAGCAGCTGATCCGCCCCGGACGCAGCAGCGGCAAGACCCGGCTGTATTCCGAGCGCGACATCGAGCATCTGCGCGAGATTCGCCGCCTCACCCAGGAACTCGGTGTCAACCTCGCCGGCGTCGAGGAGGTCATGCGCCTCCAGCACGAACTCGACGACCTTCAGGGCGTGTTCGAGGCCGAGATCGAGCGCCTGGAGGACGAGCTGCGCGAGCGCGCCGAAGCGCCCCAGGCCCTGCCCGCCCCGGACGGCAAGCTCGACCCGCGGGACCGCCCGGTGTACGTCATTTCCATCGCGGCGGAACTCGTGGACATGCACCCGCAGACGTTGCGGCTGTACGAGCGCAAGCAGCTGATTCGCCCTGGGCGCAGCAGCGGCAAGACCCGGCTGTATTCCGAGCGCGACATCGAGCATCTGCGCGAGATTCGCCGCCTCACCCAGGAACTCGGCGTCAATCTCGCCGGCGTCGAGGAAATCATGCGGCTGCGCCACCAGATCGAGGCGGCCCGCGCCCACATGGAGGGCAACGTGCAGCGCCTCCAGCAGGACATCAGCGACCGCATGACGAGTTTGCGTACCCTGCCCGCCCCGGAAAGGGCCGGGGGCCAGGCGCACGGCCAGGATGGGGACGCGGAAGACGCCGAATGA
- the miaA gene encoding tRNA (adenosine(37)-N6)-dimethylallyltransferase MiaA has translation MKAVPILTAPTAAGKTALALALGAQFPLEVVAADAFTVYRGLDIGTAKPTPAERAKVPHHLLDVADVTEAYDVARYVRGAEAAIADILARGRLPLVVGGTGFYLSGLVRGLPLTPPADPSSRAEVEADLAARGLDALLAEVAAVNPAEAARMERNPRRVVRALEVYRRTGKFPGDFGHRPPAFAYRVFAFTRPWPDLEVRIAARVRAMLAGGWPREAAWLAAQVPPEQQPRPTVWQALGYREALAVATGSLTEEEAAARITVATRQYAKRQLTWARTQLGAVPASPDEAARALAAFLGAQG, from the coding sequence GTGAAGGCTGTCCCCATTCTCACGGCCCCCACCGCGGCCGGCAAGACGGCGCTGGCGCTCGCGCTGGGCGCACAGTTCCCGCTGGAGGTCGTCGCCGCCGATGCCTTTACCGTGTACCGGGGGCTGGACATCGGGACGGCCAAGCCCACGCCGGCCGAACGCGCGAAAGTCCCGCACCACCTCCTCGACGTGGCAGATGTCACCGAGGCTTACGACGTGGCCCGCTACGTGCGGGGGGCCGAGGCCGCCATCGCGGACATCCTCGCGCGGGGTCGCCTGCCGCTGGTGGTGGGGGGCACCGGGTTCTACCTTTCCGGGCTGGTGCGTGGCCTGCCCCTCACGCCGCCCGCCGACCCGTCCAGCCGCGCGGAGGTGGAGGCCGACCTCGCCGCGCGGGGGCTGGACGCCCTGCTGGCGGAGGTGGCCGCCGTCAACCCCGCGGAGGCGGCCCGGATGGAACGCAACCCGCGCCGGGTGGTGCGGGCGCTGGAGGTCTACCGCCGCACCGGGAAGTTTCCGGGCGACTTCGGCCACCGCCCACCCGCTTTTGCCTACCGGGTCTTCGCCTTCACGCGCCCCTGGCCCGACCTCGAAGTGCGCATCGCCGCCCGCGTGCGGGCCATGCTGGCAGGCGGCTGGCCGCGGGAGGCCGCCTGGCTGGCCGCACAGGTTCCCCCCGAACAGCAGCCGCGCCCGACGGTCTGGCAGGCCCTGGGGTACCGCGAGGCGCTGGCCGTGGCCACGGGGAGCCTGACGGAGGAGGAGGCCGCCGCGCGCATCACCGTGGCGACCCGGCAGTACGCCAAACGGCAGCTCACCTGGGCCAGGACCCAACTGGGGGCTGTCCCCGCCTCCCCGGACGAGGCAGCGCGGGCGCTGGCGGCTTTTCTGGGGGCGCAGGGCTGA
- the mnmD gene encoding tRNA (5-methylaminomethyl-2-thiouridine)(34)-methyltransferase MnmD, with the protein MKQGSPVGELIVTPDGSRTAQSLRFGEAYGSRHGAAAQARHVFVEGTGTDQHPAPRVLEVGFGLGVNFRATLAEVARRGTALEYLAYEFDPAPAGVLRAVGAGGEGANHPAWAALLAGWGQASPLVVEVPGVTLTVHFGDVLEAELPQSWATALYLDGFSPARNPEVWTPALAGRLAQALAPGGVLATYSAAGHVRRTLAGAGLRPERRPGPPGKRECLWAVREA; encoded by the coding sequence ATGAAGCAGGGCAGCCCGGTGGGCGAACTTATTGTGACGCCGGACGGCTCGCGCACGGCGCAGAGTCTCCGTTTCGGCGAGGCCTACGGCTCGCGGCACGGCGCGGCGGCGCAGGCCCGACATGTCTTTGTGGAGGGCACCGGAACGGACCAGCACCCGGCCCCGCGTGTGCTGGAGGTAGGCTTCGGCCTGGGGGTAAACTTCCGCGCCACCCTGGCGGAGGTGGCCCGCCGGGGCACGGCCCTGGAATACCTCGCCTACGAGTTCGACCCCGCCCCGGCCGGGGTGCTGCGCGCGGTCGGGGCGGGCGGCGAGGGGGCCAACCATCCCGCCTGGGCCGCGCTGCTGGCCGGGTGGGGTCAGGCCTCGCCCCTGGTGGTCGAGGTGCCGGGCGTCACCCTGACGGTCCATTTCGGGGACGTGCTGGAGGCGGAGTTGCCGCAGAGCTGGGCCACAGCCCTCTATCTGGATGGCTTCTCGCCCGCCCGGAATCCCGAGGTGTGGACCCCGGCGCTGGCCGGGCGTCTGGCCCAGGCCCTCGCGCCGGGAGGGGTCCTGGCGACCTACAGCGCCGCCGGGCACGTCCGCCGCACGCTGGCGGGGGCCGGGCTGCGGCCAGAGCGGCGGCCCGGTCCCCCCGGCAAACGCGAATGCCTGTGGGCCGTGCGGGAAGCGTGA
- a CDS encoding phosphoribosyltransferase family protein: MSQLDKTALSVTVGDVTRELPTVRVGSVGRVPLVEFIGDSAFTNAAAEAMLPLIPEGTEVLLTVVTNALPLAHELSDRSGLPYEVARKKRRTYMQAPLIQEVPSMTLGVSETLWLDGPHAARLKDKRVTIVQDVVASGGTAQALARLVERAGGTVAGYLAAFKQGNSQLPLIYLQELPQSI, encoded by the coding sequence GTGAGCCAACTCGACAAGACGGCCCTGAGTGTCACGGTCGGTGACGTGACCCGCGAACTTCCCACCGTGCGCGTCGGCAGCGTGGGGCGCGTGCCCCTGGTGGAGTTCATCGGGGACAGCGCGTTTACCAACGCCGCCGCCGAGGCGATGCTCCCGCTGATTCCGGAGGGGACCGAGGTGCTGCTCACGGTCGTGACCAACGCGCTGCCGCTGGCGCACGAACTCAGCGACCGCTCGGGCCTGCCCTACGAGGTCGCCCGCAAGAAACGCCGCACCTACATGCAAGCCCCCCTGATCCAGGAGGTTCCCAGCATGACCCTGGGCGTGAGCGAAACGCTGTGGCTCGACGGCCCCCACGCGGCCCGCCTGAAGGACAAGCGCGTGACCATCGTGCAGGACGTGGTGGCCTCGGGCGGCACGGCGCAGGCCCTCGCGCGGCTGGTCGAGCGGGCGGGCGGCACCGTGGCGGGCTACCTCGCCGCCTTCAAGCAGGGTAATTCCCAGTTGCCCCTGATCTACCTTCAGGAGCTGCCGCAGAGCATCTGA
- a CDS encoding FAD-dependent oxidoreductase → MPVGRAGSVSSQPHVLVVGGGVAGASVAYFAGQRGARVTVVDTGLHAASQVPSALVNPVRGQSGQVAAGAVEGLRLTWALVDALGEAGVEVPHGRGGVLRPVPDDRTRQKFERNLPAALPHRWLSVQERPPELAVGWAHALWLPEGGWLDGAAFTAGLLKLSGAEVVRARATAWDARTVTLDSGKLLRGDAVVWCGGSVGAGWAGEGGTHRAGTLLTLDRAVTEVPFSFGAYLAPAGTGGVLGATFEAPTPTWKEPALPLPSLRWLLGKADALTDLSGNRVTGRWSGSRLAGLTAGRGADGVWRLAGLGSKGFLLGPLHARHVAGDVVAALRV, encoded by the coding sequence ATGCCTGTGGGCCGTGCGGGAAGCGTGAGCAGCCAGCCCCACGTGCTGGTGGTCGGCGGGGGCGTGGCGGGTGCGTCGGTCGCCTACTTCGCCGGGCAGCGGGGCGCGCGGGTGACGGTGGTGGACACCGGACTTCACGCGGCCAGCCAGGTTCCCTCCGCGCTGGTCAACCCCGTGCGGGGCCAGTCGGGACAGGTGGCGGCAGGGGCCGTGGAGGGGCTGCGCCTCACCTGGGCGCTGGTGGACGCGCTGGGCGAAGCGGGCGTGGAGGTCCCCCACGGGCGGGGCGGCGTGCTGCGCCCCGTGCCCGACGACCGGACCCGCCAGAAGTTCGAGCGCAACCTCCCCGCGGCCTTGCCGCACCGCTGGCTCTCCGTGCAGGAACGGCCCCCCGAACTGGCGGTGGGCTGGGCACACGCCCTCTGGCTGCCGGAGGGCGGCTGGCTGGACGGGGCGGCCTTCACGGCGGGGCTGCTCAAGCTCTCGGGGGCGGAGGTCGTGCGGGCCAGGGCCACCGCCTGGGACGCACGAACGGTCACGCTGGACAGCGGCAAGCTCCTGCGGGGGGACGCCGTGGTGTGGTGCGGCGGGTCAGTGGGCGCGGGTTGGGCGGGCGAGGGGGGCACCCACCGGGCAGGCACGCTGCTGACGCTGGACCGCGCGGTGACGGAGGTGCCCTTCAGCTTCGGGGCCTATCTCGCACCCGCTGGGACGGGAGGCGTGCTGGGCGCGACCTTCGAGGCCCCCACGCCCACCTGGAAGGAACCGGCGCTGCCTCTCCCCTCCCTGCGCTGGCTGCTGGGCAAGGCCGACGCGCTGACGGACCTGAGCGGGAACCGGGTCACGGGGCGCTGGAGCGGCTCCCGCCTCGCCGGGCTGACGGCCGGGCGCGGGGCCGACGGCGTCTGGCGGCTGGCGGGGCTGGGCAGCAAGGGCTTCCTGCTGGGGCCGCTGCACGCGCGTCACGTCGCCGGTGACGTGGTGGCGGCGCTGAGAGTGTGA
- a CDS encoding metallophosphoesterase produces MTPELWVMADVHGALAKLRVLLRGAGLTDDGDGWTGERAHLVFLGDYLDRGPDGLGVVRLIRRLEGEARAAGGRVTALLGNHEVMFLGAQRFAGEAADPSGLREYWLTNGGQPQDAAGLEPADLAWLSARPALARAGRWLLLHADSSLYLHLGRSVDAVNTHVARLLQSRSPEVWGQFASAFADRLAFAERGGEQAARRLLAAFGGERLAHGHTPIPLLLGGDDGAPGGEGTPQGPVVYAGHLCVALDGALAYRRNAGFITRLSDRGVAEVVAYADAAAHS; encoded by the coding sequence GTGACTCCTGAGCTGTGGGTGATGGCCGACGTTCACGGTGCCCTCGCCAAGTTGCGCGTGCTGCTGCGCGGGGCCGGGCTGACGGATGATGGGGATGGCTGGACGGGCGAGCGGGCGCACCTCGTCTTTCTGGGCGATTATCTCGACCGGGGGCCGGACGGCCTGGGCGTGGTGCGCCTGATTCGCCGCCTGGAGGGGGAGGCGCGGGCGGCGGGGGGCCGCGTGACGGCGCTGCTGGGCAACCACGAGGTGATGTTCCTGGGCGCGCAGCGCTTTGCGGGGGAGGCGGCGGACCCCTCCGGCCTGCGCGAGTACTGGCTGACGAATGGCGGGCAGCCGCAGGACGCCGCGGGGCTGGAACCCGCCGACCTCGCCTGGCTGTCGGCCCGCCCGGCCCTGGCCCGTGCCGGGCGCTGGCTGCTGCTGCACGCGGATTCCTCCCTGTACCTGCACCTGGGCCGCAGTGTGGACGCCGTGAACACCCACGTCGCCCGCCTGCTCCAGAGCCGCTCGCCGGAGGTCTGGGGCCAGTTCGCCAGCGCCTTTGCCGACCGCCTGGCCTTTGCCGAGCGTGGGGGCGAGCAGGCAGCGCGGCGGCTGCTGGCGGCCTTCGGCGGAGAGCGGCTGGCCCACGGTCACACGCCCATCCCCCTGCTGCTGGGCGGGGACGACGGCGCGCCCGGAGGAGAAGGAACGCCGCAGGGTCCGGTCGTGTACGCCGGGCATCTGTGCGTGGCCCTGGACGGTGCCCTGGCCTACCGCCGGAACGCGGGCTTCATCACCCGGCTGAGTGACCGGGGCGTGGCGGAGGTCGTGGCCTATGCGGACGCCGCCGCGCATTCCTGA
- the glgC gene encoding glucose-1-phosphate adenylyltransferase encodes MKPRVLGMILAGGQGSRLAPLTLKRSKPAVPFGSKYRIIDFAINNFINSGVFSIYVLTQYKAQSLTEHIQRGWRFGTFLQDYFITLVPAQMYRYEELGAVWYRGTADAVYQNLHLVDNFDADYVAIFSGDHIYKMNVEHMLQAHVDARADVTIAAYPMPRTDAHRFGVMQVDDRWRVTEFLEKPANPPGLPGDPHTSLTSMGNYIFSRRALEELLHTSISAESDGFDFGHDVLPRALSDGYHVQAYDFHKNPIPGQSGPNLYWRDVGTLDAYFDASLDLVSVNPEFDIYNPEWPLRTSSEFSPPAKFVHEAEGRKGQAFNSILAGGVIVSGGTVRDSILSRNVRAHSYSLVESAVLFDDVEVGRHSHLHRAIVDKDVIIPPGTKIGLDHEEDLARGFTVTENGVVVVPKSYTF; translated from the coding sequence ATGAAGCCACGGGTTCTCGGCATGATTCTCGCGGGGGGACAGGGGTCCCGTCTCGCGCCACTGACCCTGAAACGCTCCAAACCCGCCGTGCCCTTCGGCAGCAAGTACCGCATCATCGACTTCGCCATCAACAACTTCATCAACAGCGGCGTCTTTTCCATCTACGTCCTGACCCAGTACAAGGCGCAGAGCCTCACCGAACATATCCAGCGCGGCTGGCGCTTCGGCACCTTCCTCCAGGACTACTTCATCACGCTGGTGCCCGCGCAGATGTACCGCTACGAGGAACTCGGCGCGGTATGGTACCGCGGTACCGCCGACGCCGTGTACCAGAACCTGCACCTGGTCGACAACTTCGACGCGGATTACGTGGCGATCTTCAGCGGTGACCACATCTACAAGATGAACGTGGAGCACATGCTGCAAGCCCATGTGGACGCCCGCGCCGACGTGACCATCGCCGCCTACCCGATGCCCCGCACGGACGCTCACCGCTTCGGCGTGATGCAGGTGGACGACCGCTGGCGCGTGACGGAGTTTCTGGAGAAACCCGCCAACCCGCCCGGCCTGCCCGGCGACCCCCACACCAGCCTCACCAGCATGGGCAACTACATCTTCTCGCGCCGCGCGCTGGAGGAACTGCTCCACACCAGCATCAGCGCCGAGTCCGACGGGTTCGATTTCGGCCATGACGTGCTGCCGCGCGCCCTGAGTGACGGCTACCACGTGCAGGCCTACGACTTCCACAAGAACCCCATTCCCGGCCAGTCCGGCCCCAACCTGTACTGGCGCGACGTGGGGACCCTGGACGCCTACTTCGACGCCAGCCTCGATCTGGTCAGCGTGAACCCCGAGTTCGACATCTACAACCCCGAGTGGCCGCTGCGGACCAGCAGCGAGTTCAGCCCGCCCGCTAAGTTCGTCCATGAGGCGGAGGGGCGCAAGGGCCAGGCCTTCAACTCCATCCTTGCCGGAGGCGTGATCGTCAGCGGCGGCACCGTGCGCGACTCCATCCTCAGCCGCAACGTCCGCGCCCACTCCTACTCGCTCGTCGAGAGTGCCGTGCTGTTCGACGACGTCGAGGTGGGCCGCCACTCCCACCTGCACCGCGCCATCGTGGACAAGGACGTGATCATCCCCCCCGGCACCAAGATCGGCCTCGACCACGAAGAAGACCTCGCCCGCGGCTTCACGGTGACGGAAAACGGCGTGGTGGTGGTGCCGAAGAGCTATACGTTCTGA
- a CDS encoding NUDIX domain-containing protein: MRAVLAGVREVLNRRGRGAHRVRQRVGAGVAVLNGRGEVLLVRRADNGLWDLPGGGVNVGEEVGAAARRELSEETGLRVGPLTLLGVFSGEAHRHTYPDGNVVAWVTVLYVARPVETQSPEHQPRAGDDAAQVAWWPLAALPGEVSAAGRAYFEALHAHLGGEGT, from the coding sequence ATGAGGGCGGTGCTGGCAGGCGTCCGGGAGGTTCTGAACCGGCGCGGGCGCGGGGCGCACAGGGTTCGCCAGCGGGTCGGCGCGGGCGTCGCCGTTCTGAACGGCCGGGGTGAAGTCCTGCTGGTGCGCCGGGCCGACAACGGCCTGTGGGACCTGCCCGGCGGCGGCGTGAACGTGGGCGAGGAGGTGGGGGCCGCCGCCCGCCGCGAGTTGTCCGAGGAAACCGGCCTGCGCGTGGGGCCGCTCACCCTGCTGGGTGTGTTCAGCGGGGAGGCGCACCGCCACACCTACCCGGATGGTAACGTGGTCGCCTGGGTCACGGTGCTGTACGTCGCGCGGCCCGTGGAGACTCAGTCCCCGGAGCATCAACCCCGCGCCGGGGACGACGCCGCGCAGGTCGCCTGGTGGCCCCTGGCCGCGTTGCCGGGGGAGGTGAGCGCCGCCGGCCGCGCTTACTTCGAAGCCCTCCACGCCCACCTCGGCGGGGAGGGGACGTGA
- a CDS encoding isocitrate/isopropylmalate dehydrogenase family protein — protein sequence MAKYRICLIEGDGIGHEVIPAARRVLEASGLDAEYVTAEAGYEYFLDHGTSVPQATYEAIENTDATLFGAATSPSGEKPAGFFGAIRHLRQKYSLYANVRPTRTRPVPGAYENVDLVIVRENTQGLYVEQERRYGDTAIADTVITKDASARIGKFAADLAMKRRQKLTVVHKSNVLPVTQGLFMNTVLDEAKAFDGLNTGTMIVDNAAMQLVRSPTQFDVMVMTNMFGDILSDLAAGLVGGLGIAASGNVGDRFGIFESVHGSAPDIAGQGISNPTATILAAVLMLDHLGANDVARRLDNAVNTVLAEGPRTRDLGGTAGTKEFTDAVIARLG from the coding sequence ATGGCGAAGTACCGCATCTGCTTGATTGAAGGGGACGGCATCGGCCACGAGGTCATCCCCGCCGCCCGCCGCGTGCTGGAAGCCTCCGGCCTGGACGCCGAGTACGTGACGGCCGAGGCTGGCTACGAATACTTTCTCGACCACGGCACCAGCGTGCCCCAGGCGACCTACGAGGCCATCGAGAACACCGACGCGACCCTCTTCGGCGCGGCGACCAGTCCCAGCGGGGAGAAGCCCGCGGGCTTTTTCGGGGCCATCCGCCACCTGCGCCAGAAGTACAGCCTGTACGCCAACGTCCGCCCCACCCGCACCCGCCCGGTGCCCGGGGCCTACGAGAACGTGGACCTGGTGATCGTCCGCGAGAACACCCAGGGCCTCTACGTCGAGCAGGAGCGCCGCTACGGCGACACCGCCATCGCGGACACGGTCATTACCAAGGACGCCAGCGCCCGCATCGGCAAGTTCGCGGCGGACCTCGCCATGAAGCGCCGCCAGAAGCTGACGGTGGTCCACAAGAGCAACGTGCTGCCCGTCACGCAGGGCCTCTTCATGAACACCGTGCTGGACGAGGCGAAGGCCTTTGACGGCCTGAATACGGGCACCATGATCGTGGACAACGCGGCCATGCAGCTTGTGCGCAGCCCCACCCAGTTCGACGTGATGGTCATGACCAACATGTTCGGGGACATTCTCTCGGACCTCGCGGCGGGGCTGGTGGGCGGTCTGGGCATCGCGGCCAGCGGCAACGTGGGCGACCGCTTCGGCATCTTCGAGAGCGTCCACGGCAGCGCGCCCGACATCGCCGGGCAGGGCATCAGCAACCCCACCGCCACCATCCTGGCCGCCGTGCTGATGCTCGACCACCTCGGCGCGAACGACGTGGCTCGCCGCCTCGACAACGCCGTGAACACCGTCCTGGCCGAAGGCCCCCGCACCCGCGACCTGGGCGGCACCGCCGGAACGAAGGAATTCACCGACGCGGTGATCGCCCGCCTGGGCTGA
- a CDS encoding methylmalonyl-CoA mutase family protein, whose amino-acid sequence MKSKNEWMSSVYQPATQKFPERKYNFKNLSDMDPEPLYTSDDLQGWDAERDLGYPGEFPYTRGVQSSVYRGKLWTMRMFAGFGSAEQTNERFHALLRAGQTGLSTAFDLPTLMGYDSDHPFSKGEVGKCGVAVASLADMEILFQGIDPEKVTTSMTINSPANAIWAMYIANAQKQGKDLTRIGGTIQNDILKEFIAQKEFIYPPSPSVKLVIDTFEWGPRVVPKWNFISVSGYHIREAGATGVQELAFTLADGFHYVEKALERGLNIDEFAPRISFFWDIHNDFFEEIAKLRAARRIWARQMRDRYGAKNPKSWMLRTHSQTAGVSLPAQQPLNNIARVAIQALAAVLGGTQSLHTDSFDEALALPTEEAATIALRTQQIIAYETGVAGVIDPLAGSYYVEKLTDDIEAAAMGYIEQIRALGGVEAGIESGFFQLEMAEAAYRYQREVETKDRIIVGVNEFVQDAVEVPIQLIDPEVERVQEARLAQVRRERDPVRVEAALSALRDAAVTGANTMPAFLECAHAYATLGEQMDTLKKVYGEYVEPVLV is encoded by the coding sequence ATGAAAAGCAAGAACGAGTGGATGAGCAGCGTCTACCAGCCCGCCACCCAGAAGTTCCCCGAACGCAAGTACAACTTCAAGAACCTGTCCGACATGGACCCCGAGCCGCTCTACACGTCCGACGACCTGCAAGGTTGGGACGCGGAGCGCGACCTGGGCTACCCCGGCGAGTTCCCCTACACGCGCGGCGTGCAGTCCAGCGTGTACCGCGGCAAGCTGTGGACCATGCGTATGTTCGCGGGCTTCGGCAGCGCCGAGCAGACCAACGAACGCTTCCACGCGCTGCTGCGGGCCGGGCAGACGGGCCTCTCGACCGCCTTCGACCTACCTACCCTGATGGGCTACGACTCCGACCACCCCTTTTCCAAGGGTGAGGTGGGCAAGTGCGGCGTGGCGGTCGCCTCTCTGGCGGACATGGAGATTCTGTTTCAGGGCATCGACCCCGAGAAGGTCACCACCTCCATGACGATCAACTCCCCGGCCAACGCGATCTGGGCCATGTACATCGCCAACGCGCAGAAGCAGGGCAAGGACCTGACCCGCATCGGCGGCACGATCCAGAACGACATCCTCAAGGAGTTCATCGCGCAGAAGGAGTTCATCTACCCACCTTCGCCCAGCGTGAAGCTGGTGATCGACACCTTCGAGTGGGGGCCGCGCGTGGTGCCGAAGTGGAACTTCATCTCGGTGAGCGGCTACCACATCCGCGAGGCGGGGGCGACGGGCGTGCAGGAACTGGCCTTCACGCTGGCGGACGGCTTCCACTACGTGGAAAAGGCGCTGGAGCGGGGGCTGAACATTGACGAGTTCGCGCCGCGTATCTCCTTTTTCTGGGACATCCACAACGACTTCTTCGAGGAAATCGCCAAGCTGCGCGCCGCCCGCCGCATCTGGGCGCGGCAGATGCGCGACCGCTACGGCGCGAAGAACCCCAAGTCGTGGATGCTGCGCACGCACTCGCAGACCGCCGGCGTTTCCTTACCCGCGCAGCAGCCGCTGAACAACATCGCCCGCGTGGCGATTCAGGCGCTCGCCGCCGTGCTGGGCGGCACCCAGAGCCTCCACACCGATTCCTTCGACGAGGCGCTGGCGCTGCCCACCGAGGAGGCCGCCACCATCGCCCTGCGTACCCAGCAGATCATCGCCTACGAGACGGGCGTGGCGGGCGTCATTGACCCGCTGGCGGGCAGCTATTACGTCGAGAAGCTCACCGACGACATCGAGGCCGCCGCGATGGGCTACATCGAGCAGATTCGCGCGCTGGGCGGCGTGGAGGCCGGCATCGAGAGCGGCTTCTTCCAGTTGGAGATGGCCGAGGCCGCCTACCGCTACCAGCGCGAGGTGGAAACCAAGGACCGCATCATCGTGGGCGTGAACGAGTTCGTGCAGGACGCGGTCGAGGTGCCCATTCAACTGATCGACCCCGAAGTCGAGCGCGTGCAGGAAGCCCGCCTGGCCCAGGTGCGCCGCGAACGCGACCCCGTGCGGGTGGAGGCCGCCCTCTCGGCCCTGCGCGACGCCGCCGTCACCGGGGCCAACACCATGCCCGCCTTCCTAGAGTGCGCCCACGCCTACGCCACCCTGGGCGAGCAGATGGACACGCTGAAGAAGGTGTACGGGGAGTACGTGGAGCCGGTGCTGGTGTAG
- a CDS encoding Hsp20/alpha crystallin family protein produces the protein MNEPVLARLQHLMTLREEVETLGQGGPWTPPADWVDQGTHLLLLLDVPGVDPDSLELHEEEGTVTVAGRREAPERRLRAERSAGTFTRTLSFPETVIPRSGQARLNAGVLSVSFEKRHPTIDVNASDTNHA, from the coding sequence ATGAACGAGCCGGTTCTTGCACGTCTCCAGCACCTGATGACCCTCCGCGAGGAGGTCGAGACGCTGGGCCAGGGCGGTCCCTGGACGCCGCCCGCCGACTGGGTGGATCAGGGCACGCACCTGCTGCTGCTGCTCGACGTGCCGGGCGTGGACCCGGACTCCCTGGAGTTGCACGAGGAAGAAGGCACCGTCACCGTCGCAGGCCGCCGCGAGGCCCCCGAACGCCGCCTGCGCGCCGAGCGCTCTGCCGGAACCTTTACCCGCACCCTCTCCTTTCCAGAAACGGTCATTCCCCGCAGCGGTCAGGCCCGACTGAACGCCGGAGTGCTGAGCGTGAGCTTCGAGAAGCGTCACCCCACCATCGACGTGAACGCGAGCGACACGAACCACGCCTGA
- a CDS encoding phosphoribosyltransferase family protein, which produces MKTHKVEVGNVTRELPVVPVAPGVSVALFNMLGDTEVTEAAGRELAARLPADIDVLVTPEVKALSLAHVISRETGKPYIVIRKTQKPYMVDPVAREVVSITTGKPQLLVLDGFDVPKIRGHRVAIVDDVVSSGGTLHSLRQIIEEVGGEVAAVVAVFTEGQERPEVTALGHLPLYT; this is translated from the coding sequence GTGAAGACGCACAAGGTCGAGGTCGGGAACGTGACGCGCGAACTGCCGGTGGTGCCGGTCGCGCCGGGGGTCAGCGTGGCCCTCTTCAACATGCTGGGCGACACCGAGGTCACGGAGGCCGCCGGGCGTGAACTCGCGGCGCGGCTCCCCGCCGACATCGACGTGCTGGTGACGCCCGAGGTCAAGGCCCTCTCGCTGGCCCACGTCATCAGCCGCGAAACCGGCAAGCCCTACATCGTGATTCGCAAGACGCAAAAGCCCTACATGGTGGACCCGGTGGCCCGCGAGGTCGTGAGCATCACCACCGGCAAGCCCCAGCTGCTGGTCCTCGACGGCTTCGACGTGCCAAAAATCCGCGGCCACCGGGTCGCCATCGTGGACGACGTGGTGTCCAGCGGCGGCACCCTCCATTCCCTGCGCCAGATCATCGAGGAGGTCGGCGGCGAGGTCGCGGCCGTCGTCGCCGTGTTCACCGAGGGCCAGGAACGCCCGGAGGTCACGGCGCTGGGGCACCTGCCGCTCTACACCTGA